The following are from one region of the Platichthys flesus chromosome 2, fPlaFle2.1, whole genome shotgun sequence genome:
- the acot8 gene encoding acyl-coenzyme A thioesterase 8 yields the protein MADTEADAVNTVSGVTQSCEGSGGAGSPEDESPDRPEHGAKAQFTKDLKSVLVTSVLNLEKLDVDLYRGTHHWIPRSQRLFGGQIIGQALVAAAKSVDDNLYAHSLHCYFVRAGDPKVPVLYQVDRTRDGRSFTVRSVKAIQHGQPILVCQASFHKLQPSPVQHQFTMPVVPPPEDLLTVEELIHLHLNKPDLSDKLRQGLNKLLANEIPIEIKPVQPLPSYRPAACEPKKLFWVRAQGHIGEGNMKLHCCVAAYVSDFAFLGTALLPYPSYRAQFVASLDHAMWFHTTFRSDQWMLYECDSPWAGGSRGLVQGRLWRRDGVLAVSCAQEGVLRVKSLKDPSKL from the exons ATGGCAGACACAGAGGCGGACGCTGTCAACACTGTCAGCGGTGTAACTCAGAGCTGTGAGGGTTCAGGGGGCGCCGGCTCACCAGAGGATGAGAGCCCGGACAGACCTGAACATGGAGCCAAAGCCCAGTTCACCAAGGACCTGAAAAGTGTCCTGGTCACCAGCGTTTTGAACTTAGAAAAGCTGGATGTAGACCTGTACAG AGGGACGCATCACTGGATACCGCGCAGCCAGCGTTTGTTTGGAGGTCAGATAATCGGTCAGGCCCTTGTGGCCGCGGCCAAATCTGTCGATGATAACCTCTATGCCCATTCTCTGCACTGTTACTTTGTGCGAGCAG GGGACCCTAAGGTTCCGGTGCTGTATCAAGTGGACCGCACAAGAGATGGTCGTAGTTTCACAGTGCGCTCCGTGAAGGCCATCCAGCACGGACAGCCGATACTGGTCTGCCAAGCGTCCTTCCACAAGCTGCAGCCGAGCCCTGTGCAGCATCAGTTTACCATGCCGGTGGTCCCTCCTCCTGAAGACCTACTCACTGTGGAGGAGCttattcatcttcatctcaa TAAACCAGACCTGTCGGACAAATTAAGACAAGGCCTGAACAAACTGCTGGCTAATGAGATCCCCATTGAGATAAAGCCAGTCCAGCCACTACCCTCTTACAGACCTGCTGCCTGTGAGCCGAAGAAGCTGTTCTGGGTGCGAGCACAAGGACATATTG GTGAAGGCAACATGAAGCTGCATTGCTGCGTTGCTGCATATGTGTCAGACTTTGCATTCCTTGGCACTGCATTGTTGCCTTACCCCAGCTACAGAGCCCAGTTCGTGGCCTCTCTGGACCACGCCATGTGGTTCCACACCACGTTCCGCAGCGACCAGTGGATGTTGTACGAGTGCGACAGCCCATGGGCAG GGGGCAGTAGAGGACTGGTTCAAGGCAGACTGTGGAGAAGAGACGGGGTCCTGGCTGTGTCCTGTGCCCAGGAGGGCGTCTTGAGAGTGAAATCCCTCAAAGACCCAAGCAAACTTTAA
- the LOC133960327 gene encoding serine/arginine-rich splicing factor 6-like has protein sequence MPRVYVGKLSYHVREKDIQRFFSGYGKLLEIDLKNGYGFVEFEDMRDADDAVYELNGKELCGERVVIEHARGPRRDGSGFGGRSGGHSSWNRTGRDKYGPPVRTEHRLIVENLSSRCSWQDLKDFMRQAGEVTYADAHKGRANEGIIEYRSRSEMKRAIEKLDGTDVNGRKIRLVEDKPRRKRSYSGSRSRSRSRRRSRSRSRRSRSSRSHSRSRSRSQSRGKRRSHSRSGRKSHSRSKRKSSHSKSPEMSRSRTRKSRSPYNSKKSRSRSKSRSKAKVERESRSRSKEKSSSKRSRSCSSSHSESKNEKRTTKSPLGNFRQLSKSPEKRSVSRSRSRS, from the exons ATGCCGCGTGTCTATGTCGGCAAGCTCAGCTACCATGTCCGAGAGAAGGACATTCAAAGGTTTTTCAGCGGTTATGGTAAACTGTTGGAGATCGACTTGAAAAATGG GTATGGCTTTGTGGAGTTTGAGGACATGCGGGATGCCGACGATGCTGTGTATGAACTGAATGGGAAAGAGCTGTGTGGGGAGCGAGTTGTCATCGAGCATGCCCGAGGACCGAGGAGAGACGGATCCGGCTTTGGGGGACGCA GTGGCGGCCACAGCAGCTGGAATCGCACTGGCAGGGACAAGTATGGGCCACCCGTGCGCACTGAACACCGCCTCATTGTGGAGAACCTGTCCAGTAGATGCAGCTGGCAGGACCTCAAG GATTTTATGCGGCAAGCAGGTGAAGTGACCTATGCTGATGCACATAAAGGCCGCGCCAATGAAGGCATCATTGAGTACCGGTCCCGTTCAGAAATGAAGCGAGCTATAGAAAAGCTAGATGGTACTGATGTTAACGGGAGGAAGATTCGTCTGGTGGAAGACAAACCTCGGCGCAAGCGCTCATATTCTGGCAGCAGGTCCAG ATCTCGGAGCAGGCGGCGCTCTCGCAGCCGCAGCCGAAGAAGCAGGAGTTCCCGCAGCCATTCAAGGTCTCGCTCACG ATCTCAGTCGCGCGGCAAGCGCCGGTCTCACTCCAGGTCAGGACGGAAGTCTCACTCAAGATCGAAGAGAAAGTCGAGCCACTCTAAATCCCCAGAGATGTCTCGTTCACGCACCCGCAAATCACGCAGTCCCTACAACAGCAAAAAGTCCCGCTCTCGCTCAAAGAGCAGATCCAAAGCTAAAGTGGAACGCGAGTCCCGCAGTCGCTCCAAGGAGAAATCTTCCAGCAAGAGGTCTCGAAGCTGCTCAAGTTCCCACTCCGAGAGCAAGAATGAAAAACGCACCACGAAGTCTCCTCTTGGAAACTTTCGTCAGCTCTCCAAGTCTCCAGAAAAGCGCTCAGTGTCCCGCTCTAGGTCTCGTTCTTGA
- the ift52 gene encoding intraflagellar transport protein 52 homolog — protein sequence MMEREPHNCVVFNASKREVFTANNGYKSMQKRLRAQWKIQSMKDELSMERLHGVKLWISAGPREKFTASELEVLKHYLDGGGNVLVMLGEGGEIKYDTNINFLLEEFGILVNNDAVVRNVYYKYFHPKEALVSNGVLNREISRAAGKVVTGIIEDENVGNNAQALTFVYPYGATLSVIKPAMPVLSTGSVCFPLNRPVLAFYQGKEAGKLVVLGSCHMFSDQYIDKEENSKIMDVMLQWLMTENIQLNQIDAEDPEITDYTMLPDTGCLSEQLRVCLQEGDENPRDFTSLFDMSLFNLSTDTLPQVIGAYKQLNVKDEPLQLITPQFETPLPQLQPAVFPPALSDLPPPMLDLFDLDETFSSEKVRLAQLTNKCTDDDLEFYVRKCGEILGVTPKLDKEQRDAKHILEHIFFQVVEFKKLNQEHDVDTEARFTPV from the exons ATGATGGAGAGGGAACCGCATAACTGCGTAGTCTTCAACGCTTCTAAAAGAGAAGTGTTCACGGCCAACAATGGATACAAGTCAATGCAGAAGAGACTACGAGCCCAGTGGAAAATCCAGAG CATGAAAGATGAGCTGTCTATGGAGAGGCTACATGGCGTCAAGTTGTGGATCTCTGCAGGTCCGAGAGAGAAGTTCACAGCATCAGAG CTGGAGGTGCTGAAGCACTAcctggatggaggaggaaacgTCCTGGTCATGCtcggtgaaggaggagaaatcaAATATGACACTAACATCAACTTTCTCCTGGAGGAGTTTGGAATACTGGTCAACAATG ATGCTGTTGTGAGGAATGTGTATTACAAATACTTCCACCCTAAGGAGGCGCTTGTGTCCAATGGTGTATTGAACAG AGAGATCAGTCGGGCTGCTGGCAAAGTGGTCACAGGAATCATTGAAGATGAAAATGTTGGGAACAATGCACA gGCTCTGACATTTGTGTACCCGTACGGAGCCACACTGAGTGTGATAAAGCCAGCCATGCCAGTTCTTTCTACTGGTTCAGTCTGCTTTCCCCTCAACAGGCCTGTCTTGGCCTTCTATCAAGGAAAG GAGGCTGGCAAACTGGTTGTGCTGGGTTCGTGCCACATGTTCAGTGACCAATACATCGACAAAGAAGAGAACAGTAAAATCATG GATGTCATGCTCCAGTGGCTCATGACTGAAAACATCCAGCTGAATCAGATTGATGCCGAAGATCcagag ATCACAGATTACACCATGTTGCCAGACACAGGGTGCTTGTCAGAGCAGCTCAGAGTGTGTTTACAAGAGGGTGATGAAAACCCTAGGGACTTCACCTCCCTCTTTGACATGTCGTTGTTCAATTTGTCAACTGACACCTTACCCCAAGTCATCGG TGCCTACAAACAGCTTAATGTGAAAGACGAGCCACTTCAGCTGATCACACCACAGTTTGAGACTCCTCTGCCTCAGCTTCAACCTGCA GTCTTTCCACCGGCCTTAAGTGATCTACCTCCACCCATGTTGGACCTGTTTGATCTGGATGAAACGTTCTCTTCTGAGAAAGTGCGGCTAGCACAGCTCACCAATAAAT GTACAGATGACGATCTGGAGTTCTATGTGCGTAAATGTGGGGAAATTCTGGGTGTGACTCCAAAGTTGGATAAAGAGCAGAGGGATGCCAAGCACATCTTGgaacacattttctttcaggTTGTAGAGTTCAAGAAACTCAATCAG GAGCACGATGTAGACACAGAGGCACGATTCACGCCAGTGTGA